One genomic window of Thermodesulfobacteriota bacterium includes the following:
- a CDS encoding phosphoenolpyruvate synthase/pyruvate phosphate dikinase has translation GQAPSDFPEFAEFLVECGITSISLIPDTVLKTKIIIAEKEKQLGIS, from the coding sequence GGACAAGCACCAAGTGATTTTCCAGAATTTGCTGAGTTTCTTGTTGAATGTGGAATAACTTCGATAAGTTTAATACCTGACACAGTCTTAAAAACAAAGATTATTATAGCAGAAAAAGAAAAGCAATTAGGGATAAGTTGA